Genomic DNA from Corynebacterium diphtheriae:
TGATGTGATTGATCGATCATTGCGTGCGCACAATGATGATGTGATCGCTGATGATCGGCTAGCGCGTATCCGCTCGGCTGTAACCACTTTTGGGTTCCATTTGTACACTCTCGATATCCGTCAGAATTCTGAGTCTTTTGAGGCTGTGATCGAGGAGGTATTCGCGGCAGCGCGTCGTGTACCCGGCGGTAAGCGTTATTCGGAGCTTGCTGAGGCAGAAAAGGTTGAGCTGCTTATCCAGGAGCTGCAAACTCCGCGTCCGCTGTTGTTCCCCGGCGCGCTTGAGGTCGAGGATGCGTTTAGCGCTGATACCACTAAGGAATTGGGGATTTTCTTAGCGGCGGCTCAGGCGGTGCGGGATTTCGGATCGCGGTCAATTGCGCATTGCATTATTTCGATGACGGCTACGGTGTCCGACATTTTGGAGCCTATGGTGCTTTTGAAGGAAGTCGGATTGCGTGATGTTGATGTGGTTCCGCTTTTTGAGACTATCGACGATCTTCGCTGCGGTGCTGCTATTTTGCGCGAGCTGTGGTCGCATCCGTTTTATCGTGAGCATCTTCGTGCCCGTGGGGATATCCAAGAGGTGATGTTGGGGTATTCCGATTCCAACAAGGACGGCGGGTATCTGCAAGCTAACTGGGCGTTGTATGATGCTGAGCTGGGCTTGGTGGAGTTGTGCCGTGAGCACAATATTGAGTTGCGTTTGGCTCATGGCCGTGGTGGCGCTGTGGGCCGTGGTGGTGGACCTACTTACGATGCGATTTTGGCGCAGCCGAAGGGTGCGGTGTCGGGTTCTGTTCGTATTACGGAGCAGGGTGAGGTGATTTCTGCGAAGTATGGTGCGCCTGAGACGGCGCGCCGTCACTTGGAGGCGTTTGTTTCGGGGACGTTGGAGGCGTCGCTTCTCGATACTGAGCCGATTGCGGATCCGGATCGTGCGTATGCGATTATGCGTGATCTTGCTGGCTTTAGTGGTCAGAGGTATCAGGAGTTGGTGGGAGATCCTGGGTTTATTGAGTACTTCACGCAGTCGACTCCATTGCATGAGATTGGTGAGCTTAATCTGGGGTCGCGTCCTGCTGCGCGTAAGCAAACGACAGCTATTTCAGATCTTCGTGCTATTCCGTGGGTGTTGTCGTGGTCGCAGTCGCGGACCAATATTCCTGGTTGGTTTGGTGTTGGTAGCGCGGTGAGCCGTTTTGTATCGGCGGTGCCGGAGAAGGACCGAGAGTCACGGTGGCAGGAGCTGCGTGATTTGTATGCAACGTGGCCATTTTTCCGCTCGGTGATGTCAAATATGGCTCAGGTTATGGCCAAGGCAGAGATCTCGCTGGCAAGGTTGTATGCCGATTTGGTGGATGATCCCGAGGTTGCTGACCGGATTTATGCGTTGATTGCAGAAGAATTTGAACTTACGCGTCGTGCATATTTGGCTATTACTGGTAATGAGGCACTGGTGTCGGAAAACCAGCGCCAAGCCCGTTCACTTAAGCGGCGTTACCCGTATTTGCTACCGCTTAACGCCATTCAGCTGGAGTTGCTGCGGCGTTATCGTGGTGGCGATGATCAATTCTTGGTGTCTAAGACTATTCAGGTCACCATGAATGGTTTGGCCACTGCGTTGCGTAATGCGGGGTAGGAAGGGGATCTATACGATCTTTTTCACCACTGCTGGTTTGAGGATCATCTGGCCGAAGCCGTCGATTTTGCATTCGATGTAGTGATCCTCAGGGCCGGTACCTACTTCCGGCTTGAGGCGGATGTTGCGGGCTTTCATGCCGGATTTAAGTGGCTGTTGGGCACCTTTGACCTTGATGGTTTTGGTGATGGAGACGGTGTCGCCGTCGCTTAGAACGTTTCCTACGGAATCGACAATCACCGTGGAGGTTTCTTCTGGGTCAGCTGTGGCAGTGTCGGTAGAAAACTCGTGGGCGCATTCGGGGCATACGATCAGCGGTGGCATCTCGTAGGTGTATTCAGATTCGCACTCTGGGCACGGTGGCAAGGTGTCTAGACCTTGGGCTTGGGTATCAGTCACGAGGAAACATCCTAAAACATCACCGTGCCAAAGTTGCTATTTCTTAACTGTGAGAGTGGTCCAAGGTGACGGTGTATCCGAGATCTTTGACTAGTGCCATGTCACTGGCGATGGTGGTGCCGGTGGTGGTGAGCATGTCGCCGCTGATGGCGGAGTTTGCGCCGGATTGGAAGCAGGCCTTGCCGTCGTCGCCAAGTAGTTCGCGGCCGCCGGCGAGCCTAATTGCCGCTTGGGGGAGGATAAAACGAAAGATGGCTACGCAGCGTTGTACTTCTTCGGGGCGTAATTGTTCGGTTCCAGCCAGCGGGGTGCCTTCGATGGCCACGAGTACGTTGACGGGGAATGAGTTGACCCCGAGCTCACGGGCGGATAGTGCCATGTCGATGCGGTCTTCCATGGACTCGCCAAGCCCTAGGATTCCGCCGGAGCATAGGCTCATGCCTTCGTCGCGTGCTGCTTGTAGGGTTGCGATTTTATCGTCAAAGGTGTGTGAGGTGCAGATGCTCGGGAAGTATGCGCGGGAGGTTTCTAGGTTGCAGTGCACGCGAGAAATACCGGCATCGTGGAGAGCTTGGAAATCTTCGGCGCTTAGTAAACCTGCGGAGATACATACTTCGATGCCGACTTCTTGTTTGATTCGGCGTACGCCCTCGCAAATGTGGCGGACCTCGTCGCGGCGTAGCTTGCGGCCGGAGGTGACGATGGAAAATCGGATTACGCCTTTGTCTTTGTTTTCTTGTGCTTGTCGTACGAGTTCGTCTGCGGTGATCAGCGGGTAAGAGTCCACGCTGATGGTGGGGTACCTGATGCTTTGCGCGCAGAAGGTGCAGTTTTCTGGGCATCGACCGGATTTGGCGTTGATGATGCTGCACATGTCGAATCCGTCGCCACACATCTGGGCGCGGATGCGGTCGGCTGCTGCGCTGAGTTCGTCAAGGGGTGCGTCGATAAGCGAGAGGGCCTCGTCTCGCGTGATGGCGGTGCCGGCAAGTACTGATGCTTCGAGATCCTGAACTGTGTTCAATGTGGCAGTCATAGTCCCTATTGAACACCTTTCAATCGCAAAGATCTGCTGTAACGACTGTGGTGTTCGACGCGTTAGCTTAGGATGATCTCATGATCAGCCCGCGACTCGCCCACGCAATCTCCATTGCCGCCTATGCCCATCGCAATCAGATACGCAAAGCCACCAGCATCCCTTATATCTGTCACCCGTATTCGGTGATGGTGATAGCCCAAAGCTGTACGTGCGATGAGGACGTGTTTATCGCAGCGTTGCTTCACGACGTCCTCGAAGACGCGGCCGAGGAGTATTCCGAGCATGAAATGCTCAACGATTTTGGCCCCCGAGTGGTGTCTATCGTGAAGGAGGTGACTAAAGATTCGAGCTTGTCCATGTGGCAAGAGCGTGCGGATTCCTACTTAACGCACCTCGAAACCGCTAGCCATGAGGCACTCATTGTGTGTTTAGCTGATAAAACCCACAACCTCATGTCCATGGTGGCGGATTATGAGGCTGTGGGTGATGCTTTGTGGGCGCGGTTTAATGCCGGAAAAGATCGCCAATTATGGTGGTATTCCAGCGTGTGGGATGTGCTGGAGCGCAGGCTTGGCAAAGATTTTCCAGGGGTGGCGGACTATGCCCGCCTGCTGAGCATGTTTGCTAAGGCGTAATGAGTAATGCCTAGAGTGATTGCGATAGATGTGCCGCAGCTTCGGTTAGTTGCTGTGACCATAGTGTGGAAGGTGATGGGCGCAGGCGCTCGGTGGGGCCGGAGATAGACAGTACGGCGATGAAAAGACCTTCGCTGTCGAAGACGGGGGCAGAAATACTTGCGAGGCCAACTTCGCGTTCGCTAATCGATTCCGACCAGCCGCGGTCGCGGGCCTCTTCAAGGTCTTCGGGGGTAAACTGCGCCCCCGATGCCAGCATGGCATCGCGCAATGTAGGGGAGGAGTAGGCAAGAAAGACCTTTGCTGCGGATCCAGCGGTCAGTGGTAGTCGTGTGCCCACGGGGACGGTGTTTTGTAGTCCAATGGTGGGCTCTTGGGCTGCAATACATACACGGGTTGCGCCTGCGAGTTGGTACAGCTGCACGGATTCGCCAGTTTCGTTCATGAGGCTAGTCATGATCGGGGTGGCTACGTCGATAAGCTTGGTGGAGCTACCGGCCCCGAGCGAGCTCAAGACTGCGCCGATGGTCCATTTGCCATCGGAGGTACGTGTCAGGATGTTATGGGTTTCTAGCGCTGTGGCCAGTCTGTGTGCTGTGGCTCGGGGGAGATTGGTCACGTCGCACAGTTCGGTGAGCGATAGTGGACGTTCCGCGACTGCGAGCATGATGGAGACAGCGCGGTCGAGAACCTTAATGCCGCTTGTTGCAGCAGGATCTGTGTTAATCTTTCCCATGAGATGAATATTAGCATTCCATTGCGCGGGATTCACCTGTGGGTCGTTTGATGTAGTGGAAAATTTATGTAGAAGAGGTGATTCGATTCATGACCAGCCCCATGACATCGAAGGATTCAAAACTCACGCTCGCTGAAAAAGTCTGGCGTGACCACGTCGTTTCTCAAGGAGAAGGCGACCAACCAGATCTTATCTTCATTGACCTTCAATTACTGCATGAAGTCACCTCACCTCAGGCTTTCGACGGTCTGCGCATGGCCGGACGTACACTGCGACACCCAGAACTGCACCTAGCCACCGAAGACCACAACGTTCCCACCGAGGGAATCCACAACGGCTCCCTGCTAGAAATCAACGACCTTGTCTCACGCACCCAGGTAGAAACCCTGCGGAAAAACTGCGAAGAATTTGGAGTGCGCCTCCACGCCATGGGCGATAAAAAACAAGGCATCGTGCACCAGGTAGGCCCACAATTAGGTGCCACCCAGCCAGGCATGACCATCGTGTGCGGCGACTCGCACACCTCCACGCACGGAGCCTTCGGTGCTATGGCCTTTGGTATCGGAACCTCTGAGGTAGAACATGTGATGGCAACACAAACGCTGTCGCTAAAACCATTTAAGACCATGGCCATTAATGTCACCGGCGAGCTGCAACCAGGGGTCACCGCAAAAGACCTCATTTTGGCGGTCATCGCAACCATCGGCACCGGCGGCGGACAAGGCCACGTGATCGAATACCGCGGTGAAGCAATCGAAAAACTGTCCATGGAAGCGCGCATGACAGTCTGCAACATGTCCATCGAAGCAGGTGCTCGCGCCGGCATGATCGCCCCCGACGAGACCACATTCGACTACATCAAAGGCCGCGAAATGGCGCCCACCGGCCAAGACTGGGACGACGCCGTGGCCTACTGGAAGACCCTGCCCACCGACGAAGGAGCCGAATTCGATACCGAAATCACTATCGACGGCTCCGCGATCACACCATTTATCACATGGGGAACAAACCCAGGCCAAGGCCTACCGCTGTCAAGCGTCGTGCCCTCGCCAGAGGACTTCCCAGGAGATAACGAAAAAGTCGCAGCCGAAAAAGCACTCGCCTACATGGGACTAACCCCAGGAACCCCACTACGCGACATTGCCATCGACACAGTCTTCCTCGGATCCTGCACCAACGCCCGCATGGATGACCTCCGCATTGCAGCCGACATCCTGCGCGGCCGAAGCATCGCCGACTCCGTGCGCATGATGGTCGTCCCATCCTCAACCATGATTAAAGAGCAAGCAGAGGCAGAAGGCCTAGACAAGATCTTCATCGAAGCCGGCGCACAATGGCGTACCGCAGGATGCTCCATGTGTCTAGGAATGAACCCCGATCAACTCACCCCAGGCGAGCGCTGTGCATCCACCTCGAACCGCAACTTCGAAGGCCGCCAAGGCCCAGGCGGACGCACCCACTTGGTATCACCAGCAGTTGCCGCCGCAACCGCAATCAAGGGAACCCTGGCAAGCCCCGCCGATCTGGACTAAGGAAGAAAACAATGGAAAAATTCACCACCCACACCGGTGTCGGCGTACCGCTGACCCGCTCCAACGTCGACACCGACCAGATCATCCCAGCCGTCTACCTCAAACGCGTCACCCGCACTGGATTCGAAGACGGACTCTTTAATAACTGGCGCACCAAGGACCCCAACTTTGTCCTTAACAACGAAGCCTACCGCAATGGATCCGTCCTCGTGGCTGGACCAGACTTTGGCACCGGATCATCACGCGAACACGCAGTATGGGCACTCAAAGACTACGGATTCGCCGTCGTCCTCTCATCACGATTCGCCGACATCTTCCGCGGAAACGCCGGAAAAGCCGGATTACTGGCAGCCCAAATGGAACAAACCGACATCGAGCTGCTATGGAAACAACTCGAACAAACACCCGGCGCGCAGGTCACCGTAAGCCTCGAAGAACGCACCGTCACCTGCGAAGGAAACGTCTACCCATTCTTCGTCGACGACTACACACGGTGGCGCCTCATGGAAGGCCTTGACGACGTAGGACTCACCCTGCGCAAAGAAGCCGAGATTGCAGCCTTTGAAGCACGCCGGCCATCCTTCAAACCGGTAACGCAATAACACCTCAGCCGCAAAGAAAAGTGGGGCTTCCTAGAGCGAACAACTCTACGAGGCCCCACAACTATGCCAGGAAAGCGATTACTTCACGCCCAAGGGGCTCACCAAATAATCCGCACCTGTTAGTTTGCCCTCGTGGAAAGACAGCACCCAAGCGCTAGCCTTCTTCGCTTCAATGGTCTCTAACGGCAAACGTCCCTGAGCGGACAACCATGCAATAGCATCAGGAATAAAAAGACCTTGGCTGACCACCACATGAGTACCAGGAGTTGCAATCAGCTCCTCACAAGCCTTCTGCGCAACCGTCATACGCGATAGCCACGCCTCATCATCAAAACGATCATCAACTACGACCTCCAACCCCGTAAGCTCAGATAGCGGTGCAGCGGTTTGCTGGCACCGCGCCGGGGTGGCGGAATGAATACTTGTTGGGCCGTAAGCTGCGAGCATGGGACCAAGTAGGTCTGCTTGGCGCTGGCCCTTTTTCTCCAGTGGTCGGATGCTGTCATTGCCTGCCCAATTGTGACGTTGATGTGCTTTAGCGTGACGCACCAAAATCACTCGAGTAGTGGTGGGCAACGCAAGACGTTTATAGGCCTTGTCTAGCACCAGGCGGTCCACGTCGTAGCTGAGAAGTTCTCGAGCCTCGGTGTAGGGGAGCCAGCGTAGTTCATCTACTTCGTTATTTTCTTCGAAGGCTTCATCGTGGACTTGGGCGATCCAGTAGTACACCACTTTGGTGCGTTCGCCGACGGGGTAGGACACTTTCCCGAGAAGCTTTCCCAAGTGAACGTGGTGGCCAGTCTCTTCACGGATCTCGCGTTCAGCGGTGACCGGTAGCGATTCGCCTGGATCAACTTTGCCTTTGGCAAGGGACCAATCGTCGTAATGCGGGCGGTGGATTACGGCAAATTCCACTGCTGGGTTTTCCGTGATTGTGGAGCTGTGGCGCCATAGAACAGCACCCGCTGCCAGGGTTGGCTTGGAAAATTCTTTTGTGGGATGAGCCGAAATTGTTTGGTAGCGGCCTGTGATGTCGAAAGCTGACTGTTGGTCTTTGTCTACTTCGTGGAGCTTGTTAGAAGACGTCATGAAAATGCGTGACCTTTCTCGCAGTGCATGCGGTTTTCAACAATCTTAAGCCTTGATCACGCCGTCGGTGGCATTGCCATCACCCCAATACCATCGCATAGCAATAGTCTTATGTATAGGGAGATGCTGGGAACAGATATAGTCGAATACAACGAGTTTTATGGAGTGTATCCGTGCGAATTAGGAGGCAAGTGATGAAGATCGGTGTGATGGGTGCCGGTTCTTGGGGAACTACCTTGGCTAAAGTCTTTTCAGACGCAGGCTGTGATGTCACCTTGTGGGCACGTCGTGAAGAAGTTGCCCGAGAAATCAACACCGAGCACACAAATTCCACCTATCTTCGAGGTATTGCGTTGCCGCACACCCTCACGGCCACAACGCAGCCAACGCAGGCGCTGTGCGATGCCGATGTGGTTGTCCTCGCGGTTCCCAGCCAAACATTGCGTGGAAATCTTGCTGAATGGTGTGCGGATATTCCGCAGGATGCTTTGTTGCTGAGCTTGGCAAAAGGCATCGAAAAAGAGACATTTTTGCGCATGAGTGAAGTAATCGCGGAGGTAACGGGTGCGCAACCTGACAAAGTGGCTGTCTTGTCAGGTCCGAATCTGGCTCGAGAGATTGCAGAGGAACAACCAGCAGCCACCGTTATTGCCTGCACAAACGAGAAAAATGCCCAGCGTATCCAGCATGCTTTGGCGGCTCCTTATTTCCGTCCGTATACCAACACAGATGTCATCGGTTGCGAGATCGGCGGGGCTTGCAAAAATGTGATCGCTCTCGCCTGCGGTATGGCATCTGGCAGGGGGCTAGGAGAGAACACTCTGGCAACGTTGATGACGCGTGGTCTAGCGGAGATCTCACGTTTGGGTGTAGCCATGGGTGCAGATCCGCGAACCCTATCAGGTTTAGCTGGGTTGGGGGACCTGGTAGCTACATGTTCATCGCCGTTGTCGCGTAACCGCACCTTTGGTGCCCGTTTGGGTGAAGGCAAGACTTTAGACGAAGCCCGTGCAGCGACAAATGGGCAAGTAGCCGAAGGAGTTATATCCTCGCAATCTATTGCGCGGCTAGCAGATTCCTTGGGGGTTGATATGCCCATTACCCGTGCGGTATTTGGAGTATGTCATCGTGATCAAAATGTTGCCGACATGGTGGCTGCATTGATGGGGCGTACCAAGAAATCTGAGTAGCTACAGGGTAGAGTTTCCGTCTGTGAGCCAAAATCTTTCAGCACAGAACTCTTCAGAAACTCCTCGTATTAAAGTTGCCATCATCTATGGTGGCCGCAGCTCAGAACATTCCGTGTCGTGTGTGTCTGCCGGCGCTATTATGGCGCACCTTGATCCGCAGCGCTACGAGGTGTTCCCAGTAGGTATCACGCACGACGGTGTGTGGACTGTGGGGGAACCGGATCCGACTCGGCTTAAGACTGTCGACCGTGTGATGCCAGAGGTTCAGTTCACAAGGGAAGTATCGTTGTCGGTCAACCCAAACACCGCTGGCGAGCTACGTTTCGAGGATGGATCGCTTTATGCCAAAGTCGATGTAGTCTTCCCAGTCTTGCATGGTCGCTTTGGCGAAGACGGTACGATCCAAGGTCTATTTGAGCTCTCTGGTGTGCCCTACGTTGGAACTGGTGTGTTGAGCTCCGCTTGCGGAATGGACAAGGAATTTACTAAGAAACTCATGGCGGCTGAAGGTTTGCCAGTTGGCAAGGAAGTTATCCTTCGCGGCTCGGAAACGTTGACTGAAGAACATAAGCGTGAGCTTGGTTTGCCAGTGTTTGTTAAACCTGCTCGTGGTGGATCATCCATTGGTATTTCTCGTGTAGCTGATTGGAGCGAATGGGACGCGGCATTGAGTCTTGCACGCGAGCACGATTCCAAGGTGATCGTCGAGACTGAAATTGTGGGTGTAGAAGTCGAATGCGGCGTGCTTGAGCGTATCGACGGTTCCCTGATGGCGTCTGTTCCCGCCCAGCTGCAAGATACCGATGAGGGTGACGAAGGTTTCTATGGTTTTGATACCAAGTACCTGGACGATGTGGTCACCGCTCACATTCCAGCGCCCTTCGACGCGGAAACTACTGCGTTGATTCAAGAGCTGTCGCTGAAGGCTTTCACAGCTTTAAGCTGCCGTGGTTTGGCACGCGTGGACTTCTTTGTCACCGACCATGGACCTGTGCTCAACGAGATCAATACCATGCCAGGATTTACCCCTATTTCGATGTACCCCCAGGTATTCGAGGCAACAGGTATCGGTTATGCGCAGCTGCTCGATAACTTGATCGAGCAGGCCTTGCACAAATAATTTGCGTTAGCGGATCGACTCCAACGCCTCAGTAATTGCTACGAGCGCGGCGTTACCAGCCTCATGCGGCAGGTTCACCGCGACCGTAGCTTTTTGATCTAATGCGTAGTGCGTCGATGCGGTCGTACCATTACGCAATGTGGTGTCTTCAAACCACGGAACCGAATTGATCTGGTTGAGGCGTTCACCAGCCTTATACGATTTCGGGAACTCAACTCCACAACGCAGCACTACGGGCTCAAAACCAGCCGCAGTCCACACAGCGCTGCCATCAGGAAGTGAAACAGTGGTGTTCTTCCGGTATGTAATGTCTTTACCAAAGCTATCCGGAACCGACTTCAACAATGCACGACACGTCGCAGAGTGCTCCTCACCAGCATGAACCTGAAGATCCGTTAGCGGAATAGGGTGCGGCTTCGTTTCCTTATTCTCTAACACAGATACTGCACCCTCAAGCTCCTCCAAAGGAGTTTCATGCTCTCCGAGAGCCTCGGCATCTGCAGTTACTGCAACAATTGGGAAGCGGTCAACCGAATACCACGTGCGTAATGTTGAGCCCGGCGTGGCATCACCCACCTCCACCCACTCGGCGTTGGCGGCGTCGATACGCTCAGATAATGCGGTGAATTGCAACGGTGCGTCCACTCCACAGCGAATCGTAACGCGCCGAGTGGAATCAGACTGCCACGCAGCAGCCCCAGCAGGCGCAGGATCAGCAATCTGGGCACGCTTATGGCCCAAAACATGCTCAGGGAGGGCCTCCAAAAAATCATGGCACTGCGCAGAATCACCCAACGGGGAACCCACATCCGACATCGCCACCGGCTGATGCGCCGCCTTGTCGTACACAAGCTTCGCACCGGCCAAAACGCCGACAACTAACACAATGGATAACACCAAAGCTATAACGATCGGACCGCGGCGAAAAGAATCATCTGAGTGCATAAGCACATAGTAGATCAGATAGAGAACCTGCCAAGAAGTGGCCTACTATCGAAACCACACCGGACCCCACCACCGAGGAGTACCCACCACCGTGACTGAAGAACACATCCGAAACAACCCCACCCTCAAAGAAGTCGGCGAACAAGCCGCCATCAATGTCATCACAGCACACGCACCAAGCTCCCGCAATGGCGATGACGCAGCAGTTCTTAGTCACGCAGGGGCTAACTCCAGGGCAGTCGTCACCACCGACATGCTCGTAGAAAACCGACACTTCCGCCTCGACTGGTCCACCCCAGCAGAAATCGGCCGCAAAGCCATCACCCAAAACTTCGCCGACATCGAAGCGATGGGAGCGCGCCCCGTCGCAGCCCTTCTAGCCATATCCGCACCCGCATACACACGATTGCAGTTCGTCTCCGACCTAGCACGCGGAATCGCAGAACGCGTGAGCGACTACTCAGCAGAACTTGTCGGCGGCGACATCACCGACGGCGACGCGATCGTCTTATCCGTCACAGCCGTAGGCCAACTCGGTGGATCACTACCCGAACTTGCCCTCGACCGTGCCCGCTCTGGTCACACTGTCATCGCCAGTGGAGTGATCGGCGAATCAGCCGCAGGACTAGCCTTGCTCAACAGATTCGGTAGAGACGGCGTCCCCGAACGATTCATGCCACTAGTATCAGCACACTGCGCAACCTACGTCCCTGAAGGACGAGGCTTTGTCGCACGTGCCGCAGGCGTATCCTCTCTTACCGACAACTCCGATGGCCTCATCGTGGATCTGCGCACCATGGCCCGCAAATCCGGCGTAGTCATAGACTTGGACCCCAGCGCCATCCAACCCAGCGCACTGATGCGTGAAGCAGCCGAAATTCTCGAAGAAGACCCATGGCACTGGGTCCTAGGCGGTGGGGAAGACCACACACTTATGGGAACAACAGCGCACGCAGTACCTACCGGATTCCGAAAAATCGGCACGGTAATCAAACGCAGCAACCAACCAACTCACGCTGCCGGCGAAGTCCTCGTCGGCGGCGAAGCACCAGCATACGACGACGGATGGGTGAGCTTTTAAACATGAACAACACACCACTGCCAGTTCATCCCTCATGGATAGAACCACTAGCGCCCGTGACTGACAACATTCACGCCATGGGAGACTTCCTCCGCAATGAAATCGCCCAAGGCCGTGGCTACTTGCCCGCAGGATCAGACATCCTCCGCGCATTCCAATACCCATTCGACGACATCAAAGTGCTCATCGTTGGCCAAGATCCCTACCCAACACCAGGACACGCCATGGGCCTATCCTTTTCCACACAACCCGGCGTACGCCCACTGCCACGCAGCCTCGCCAACATTTTCAAAGAACTGTCCGCCGACCTCGGCATCCCAGCCCCCACAGACGGCGACCTCACCGCATGGTCGCGACAAGGCGTGGCACTGTTCAACAGAGTCCTTAGCGTCCAACCCGGAAACGCTGGCTCTCACCGCAAAAAAGGATGGGAAACCATCACAGAAACCGCCATCCGAGCACTCGCACAACGCAACACACCACTCGTCGCAATCCTGTGGGGCAAAGACGCCCAAACAACCCAAGCATTCCTCGGCGACACCCCCGTCATCACCTCACCACATCCCTCACCACTATCAGCATCCCGTGGTTTCTTCGGATCCCGCCCCTTTAGCCGAGCCAACACCATCCTCGAACAACTAGGCACCACCCCCATCAACTGGGAACTATAAAACCCCTGTGCCAAACCAACCCCCACCCGCTTTCAACCACTACACTATTTTTCCATGCCAAACATCACGTTCCTCGGTGCACACGACCTTCTCACATGGGCTACCACCGCCACCGCAGAACTCGTAGCGCGCCGGGACGAGATCAACGCCCTTAACGTATTTCCCGTGCCAGATTCCGACACCGGCTCCAACATGGCACACACGATGACAGCCGCTGTGCAACAAGCCCAAGGCGTTGACAACCCAGACGACCTAGCAGCAGTCGCCATGGCATTGGCCACAGGCGCAGTCAAAGGTGCACGGGGAAATTCCGGCGTCGTGCTCAGCCAAGTACTACGCGGCATCGCACACCACGCGGACAGCGGGCGTATCGACGCCCACGTGATCCAAGAAGCTCTGCGATCCTCCCTCGACTTCGTAGCCGCAGCGATCTCAGATCCCGTTGAAGGAACTGTCATCACCGTGCTACGCGCGGCTGCTATCGCTGCAACGAACGCCGAAGACCGAAGCCTCGCAGCAGTGGTAAGCGTAGCTGCCCATGCTGCGCGCATCGCTTTGGCAGAAACACCATCACAACTACAAGTCCTCCGTGATGCAAAAGTCGTCGATGCCGGTGGCCAAGGCCTTGTCATTCTCCTTGACTGTCTCGAACACGTCGTGACCGGTACCGCAACCAGTTACGACCCCCACATAATCGAAACAACAGAACAACAGCAATCTCACGGAACCAGTGGCTACCTAGAAGTCATGTGTTTTATCACTGGGGTAGAAGTATCCCACCTCCATGACCTGCTAGCACCTCTCGGAGACTGCCTTGTTATCGGGCCGATCAGTGATACCTCGGCAACCGTACATATCCACTCCACCGACGCGGCTACCGTAATTTCAACGCTATACGCAACAGGAACGATCACGGATCTCCATATCGAAGTTCTCCCCGAAACCCCTAAGGTTGTTCACCCCAAACGCATCGTTCTCGCGCTTACCCCACCAGGCGACCTCGCTCAGCTCTATACCGACGCAGGAGCCCTTGTCGTTGTTCGCGACGGGCACCACTTTGCCATTGCCCGAAGCACCAACTTAGGCCAAGCCGAAACCCCACTTGCTGACGGCATCGAGATTGTGAACGAACTCGTCACACGATCCCACCAAAGTGGGGCACAAGA
This window encodes:
- a CDS encoding DUF3515 domain-containing protein, which produces MHSDDSFRRGPIVIALVLSIVLVVGVLAGAKLVYDKAAHQPVAMSDVGSPLGDSAQCHDFLEALPEHVLGHKRAQIADPAPAGAAAWQSDSTRRVTIRCGVDAPLQFTALSERIDAANAEWVEVGDATPGSTLRTWYSVDRFPIVAVTADAEALGEHETPLEELEGAVSVLENKETKPHPIPLTDLQVHAGEEHSATCRALLKSVPDSFGKDITYRKNTTVSLPDGSAVWTAAGFEPVVLRCGVEFPKSYKAGERLNQINSVPWFEDTTLRNGTTASTHYALDQKATVAVNLPHEAGNAALVAITEALESIR
- a CDS encoding DAK2 domain-containing protein, which gives rise to MPNITFLGAHDLLTWATTATAELVARRDEINALNVFPVPDSDTGSNMAHTMTAAVQQAQGVDNPDDLAAVAMALATGAVKGARGNSGVVLSQVLRGIAHHADSGRIDAHVIQEALRSSLDFVAAAISDPVEGTVITVLRAAAIAATNAEDRSLAAVVSVAAHAARIALAETPSQLQVLRDAKVVDAGGQGLVILLDCLEHVVTGTATSYDPHIIETTEQQQSHGTSGYLEVMCFITGVEVSHLHDLLAPLGDCLVIGPISDTSATVHIHSTDAATVISTLYATGTITDLHIEVLPETPKVVHPKRIVLALTPPGDLAQLYTDAGALVVVRDGHHFAIARSTNLGQAETPLADGIEIVNELVTRSHQSGAQEVILLPNGLLTTQEMAAVERSSQAFKQSITMLPTGSLVRGLAALSVHDPQQSLAVATYAMTEAMSGMRTAVIERAEHAALTPAGACAKGDLLVHLGTEPIAVAEQPEEALRIACRRLLDIGGEQILILARKELALTPDNHSLTGPHTDVEINQYDVDRLGALIEIGVE
- a CDS encoding uracil-DNA glycosylase — encoded protein: MNNTPLPVHPSWIEPLAPVTDNIHAMGDFLRNEIAQGRGYLPAGSDILRAFQYPFDDIKVLIVGQDPYPTPGHAMGLSFSTQPGVRPLPRSLANIFKELSADLGIPAPTDGDLTAWSRQGVALFNRVLSVQPGNAGSHRKKGWETITETAIRALAQRNTPLVAILWGKDAQTTQAFLGDTPVITSPHPSPLSASRGFFGSRPFSRANTILEQLGTTPINWEL
- a CDS encoding thiamine-phosphate kinase; protein product: MTEEHIRNNPTLKEVGEQAAINVITAHAPSSRNGDDAAVLSHAGANSRAVVTTDMLVENRHFRLDWSTPAEIGRKAITQNFADIEAMGARPVAALLAISAPAYTRLQFVSDLARGIAERVSDYSAELVGGDITDGDAIVLSVTAVGQLGGSLPELALDRARSGHTVIASGVIGESAAGLALLNRFGRDGVPERFMPLVSAHCATYVPEGRGFVARAAGVSSLTDNSDGLIVDLRTMARKSGVVIDLDPSAIQPSALMREAAEILEEDPWHWVLGGGEDHTLMGTTAHAVPTGFRKIGTVIKRSNQPTHAAGEVLVGGEAPAYDDGWVSF